GCCAAATTCGAATTCGGTGAGGCCCAGTCCATATGGCGTAACTGATTTTTTCGGCTCGCCTCCCAGCGAGCCCACCCTCTCCACGAGCGTGGATTTTCCGATCTGCGAAGGACCGAGTACAGTAAAGCAGCGCATCGGCGTTCCTCCCTCTGCCAGGATGACACTGCAGACAGGATGCCCTTCGACGAGCCAAAGCGCCAGAGATTGGTGCTTTTTCTTGCAAAAATTGCGCGTTAGCAGGAATTGACGCGGTCTATGCGGGCGCGCTCGGCGCGAACTCCGCAATGAGCTCGTGGCGATCTCCGGGATAGGTGAGCAGCACGCTGGTGACCGGTACGCCGCCGCTCCAGGTCCGTCGCTCGATGACGAGACAGGCCGCGCCGACCGCCACTTCGAGCGCCTGGGCCGTCGGGCGGCTCGCCGCGACGGCCCTGATGCGATGTTCCGCGGTGCTCCAGGGCACCTTACCGAGCAGCCACGAGCCCGGGGCAGCGGTCTCGAAGGTCTCGGTCTCGGCTTCCGGCACCGCCGAAAGATTGATCAACCGCTCCTCGAGGCAGAAAACCCGGCCGCCGGCAAAATGGCGGCAGGTGACATCGAGAAGCCGGGACGAGAGAGGCAGATCGATGCGCCCCTCATCGCCGGCACGCATCTTGCGCACCGCTCGCTCGCCGAGACGGTAGGCGTAGTCGAGTCCGAGGGACTGCACCTCTCGCTTGACGTCGTGAATCTCCATCACCGCGGATTGGACCTGCGGAAAGCTGACATAGCTTCCGGACTTGCGCCGCCGCTCGATCAGTCCCCGCTTCACGAGTTCGCTCAGGGCCTTGTTCACGGTCATTCGCGAACAGCCGTATTGCTCCGTGAGTTCGTGCTCGAAAGGAATGCGGTACCCCGGCGGCCAGTCGCCGGAAAGAATGTGGCCCTCGACCTCGCTCAGAATTTTCTGATGCAGTGACTGAGGCTGTTCCTGACGTTTTTCTTCGGTGTAGGCACGATTGCTGGAAATGGCCGGACCCTCGCTCGTAAACGACCCCGTACCTTACCCATTTCGCGCCAAGACGACAGCCCTCCCGCATGTTTCCCGACGCATCGTCTCTTCAAGAGAAGGACTTGCGACAGAGGCGTTTCAATAGAAGAGGTGCCACGGCGCCAGGAAGGCTCGAGCCCACTCCCGATCCACTTCGCCGTCACACAGCGCGTTCTCCCGGTCGGGACGGTCGTTCGCCGGCTCCTTGCTGGCCGCGGGTTTGCGGGCCACGCCGGTGCGCCGAGGTGGAACGAGGTAGCCGAGGGTCATTCCGCCGAGATAGAACATGCCTTATCCTTCTCTTATCCGACCTGCCGCGCTCGATCCTGTCACAATCCGGTCCGCTGTCAATAGTCTACTAAAATTATGATCTATAGCGACCCCGTGGCGGTTGCACCGTCAGGAGGAGATTTGCGCGACCGCTCGGATGCGCGACGCTTCGCCAACGCCAATGTCGGCCGGATCGGTCCGGCTGGACTGCTTGCGAGTTGTCCGCGGACAACCAATGAACTGCCGGATGACAAAACTGCAGCGCTCCGGCAGCACAACCGAGCTTTTTGTTAAGCGTTTGTAAAATGGCAACGAATCGGCGCATAGTATAACTGCGCAGATCAGCTCCCATTGGGGAATTTTGCGCAGTTTTTGGAGAATAGGAATGTTGCAACAGAGAATCCAGAGTCTTGAGGAGCAGGAGCATTTGCCGTCGCTCTTGTCTGCCGACGCTCAGGAACTCGCACACCAGTTGCAGGAACATCAGAAGAAGATCTTTTCTCCGTCGGCGCAAAAGACGATGCGGCTCTTCAGTCCGGCAGAGGCAGCGGCCTTCATCGGAATCGGCGAAGGCTATCTGCGCCAGATCGCCTCAGAAGGCCATGGCCCGCAGCCGCTGTCAAACGGCCGCCGCATGTATGCGATGGAGGACATCGACCGTATCCGCCGGGTTCTCGACGAAGGCAGCAAGACCGGCAAATATATTCCGCATCGCCGACCAGGCGAAAAGCTGCAAGTCATCTCCGTCATGAATTTCAAAGGCGGTTCAGGCAAGACGACGACATCCGCTCACCTCGCGCAGTATCTCGCCTTGCGCGGCTATCGGGTGCTGGCGATCGATCTCGATCCACAGGCCTCCCTCTCCGCCCTCTTCGGTCATCAGCCGGAACTCGACGTCGGCGAAGGGGAGACACTTTACGGCGCCATACGCTATGAGGCCCCCCGGCCGGTCGCGGAGGTGGTTCGATCGACCTATACCGCCAATCTTCACCTCATTCCGGGCAATCTCGAACTCATGGAATTCGAGCACGAGACTCCGAAGGCGATGATCGCGGGCTCCACCGAGACCATGTTCTTCGCGCGGATCGGCGAGGTGCTTTCCGAGATCGAGAGCTTCTACGACATCGTCGTCATCGACTGCCCGCCGCAGCTCGGCTTCCTGACCATGTCGGCGCTTTGCGCGGCGACCTCCGTGCTCATCACCGTGCACCCGCAGATGCTCGACGTCATGTCGATGTCCCAGTTCCTGTCGATGACGAGCGAGCTCATGGCCGTTGTCGAGAACGCCGGCGGGCGCACCAGCTATGACTGGATGCGCTATCTGGTCACGCGTTTCGAGCCGAACGACGGACCGCAGAGTCAGATGACCGGTTTCATGCGCGCGATCTTCGGTAACCGCATGCTGCAGAACGCGATGGTGAAATCGACCGCGATTTCCGACGCCGGCGTGACCAAGCAGACGCTCTATGAGGTGGAGCGCTCGCAATTCATACGCGGTACCTACGATCGGGCGATGGATTCGCTCTCCCTCGTCAATGCAGAGATCGAAGAGATGATCCGCAGGGTCTGGGGGAGGAAGTAACCGATGGCCCGCAAGAACCTGATCGGCATTTCCGACAGCCCCCTCACCTCCGAAGACGGGGAGCGTCCGGCCGTCGGTCGTCCGATCGCGGGCCTTGCGCCCGCCCAGCGCTCCAATGGCCTCGTCGGCGGCATCACCAGATCCCTTTCGAACATCACCCAGAAGGTCGAACGGGCGGAGGAATTGGAGCGCCAGCTTGCCGAGGGGCACGCGATCGTCGAACTGGACCCGGAGCTGATCGATTCCTCTTTCATCATCGATAGGCTGGGTGTCGCCCCCGAGGTTCAGGCCATGCTGGTTCAGCAGATCCGGGACCACGGACAACAGGTTCCGATCCTCGTACGGCCGCATCCGGCGGAGAGCGGCCGATATCAGGTCGCCTACGGCCACAGGCGGCTTGCGGCGTTGCGGGAGATCGGCACCAAGGTCAAGGCGGTCATCCGGAACCTGAACGACGAGCAGCTCGTCATCTCCCAGGGGCAGGAAAACAACGCCCGCACCGACCTCTCCTTCATAGAGCGGGCCTTATTCGCAACGCGTCTTGAAGATCGCGGCTTCTCGCGGGACACGATCATGTCGGCCCTCGGAGTCGACAAGGCGGCGCTCTCCAAGATGATCGCCGTCGTCCGCCGATTGCCGTTGGAGATCATCGAAGCCATCGGTGCCGCGCCGGGTTTCGGCAGGAGGCGATGGATCGAACTCGCCGATCTCATCGATCGCGATGACTGGCGTCCGAAGGCATTGGATTTCATCGATGCGCCCGAGTTCAAGGCGCTGGAGAGCGATCAGCGTTTCGAAAAGCTGTTCGCCTTGCTGAGCCTCGCCAGAAAGCCTTCAAGGGCGGAAACCTGGATCGCTCCGGACAAGAGCCGCGCCGTGCGAATTCGTGAAACGGATGCGGAAACGACGCTGGCCTTCAGCAAGAAGGCGGCTCCGGGCTTTGCAGAATTCGTGAGGAAGAGGCTTGAAGCGCTCTACCTCGAATATCAACGGGAAACAGGAGACTAAACAGAGCAAAAGAAAAAGGCTTCCGAACGACTAGCGCTGCGGAAACCCTTCTCTCGTGTAGCAACTAGAGAATCCCATTTCCGCGAATCAGTGTCAAGCATTTTTGACGTCGTTTCGGCGAACGAATTTCTTTTGCCTTGGAAAAGGTGAAGAAAATGGAACGTGGAAGTGTGACGACGCCCTTTGGGCGGCGGGCGATGACGCTTGGCATGCTCGCAAGTCAGATCGCCGCCGGCAACGTCCCGCCGGACCGGTCGGTGGACAAGTGGAAATTGTTCCGTTCTCTCTGTGAAGCGAAGACGGTGATCGGCGTGTCCGATCGTTCGCTTGCAGTGTTGAACGCCCTTTTGAGCTTCTACCCAGGAGCCGAGCTCTCGGGCGAAAATGGACTCGTCGTTTTCCCCTCCAATGCGCAGCTCTCGCTCCGAACCCACGGAATGGCGGGCACCACGCTCCGCCGGCATCTTGCATGCCTCGTGGAATCGGGTCTGATCCTGCGGCGCGACAGCCCGAATGGTAAGCGTTACGCTCGAAGGAGCCGCAGTGGTGCGGTAGACGAAGCCTTCGGATTCGACCTCTCCCCACTGGTGGCCCGGGCCGATGAGTTCAAAACCGCCGCTGCCGAACTTGCCGCGGCCAAACAGCATCACCGTCAGATGCGCGAAAGGCTGAGCCTCTGCCGGCGCGACATCGCCAAGCTGCTCGAGCTCCTTCGTGAATCAGGCGTGCCAGCCGGCTGGGAGCAGCAGCAGCGGCGATATGAAGAATTGTCCGCGCCTCTCTCGCGCAAGGCATCGGTCAGCGACGTCGAGGCCCTGCACGACGCTATGGCGGAAATTCGCGCCGATCTGTCCAATCGATTGGAAAAACTACTTAATTCGGAAAAAATGGATGCCAATGATCGCCATAATGGGCAGCACATACAGAATTCACATCCAGACTCTCAATTTGAATCTGAACCTGGCTTGGGAAAAGGGTCGGGGAAATTTTCGGCAAGCGCCCGAAGCTGCAATGTAGTTCCTGTAACATCGAAGGCGAAGCTCTCGGAGGTCTCGACCTATGTCGATGCGCAGACCCCTGTCGGCCCGGCGCCTCCATCTCTGCCGATCTTCCGCCTCGACCGGGAAATTCCCCTGCCCGTCCTCCTATCCGCTTGCCCGCAGATCACCGATTACGGACCACAGGGCCGTATAACGACCTGGAAGGAACTGCTGACCGCTGCAATCGTCGTCAGGACCATGCTGAACGTGAGCACGGATGCCTATGACGATGCGTGCACGGTCCTCGGCCAGGAAAATGCTGCGACCGTCATCGCCTGTATCCTGGAGAGAGCCGATTGCATAAGTTCGCCCGGCGGCTATCTTCGGGTTCTTACCGCGAGAGCGCGGCGCCAGTCTTTCTCGGTTGCTCCGATGGTCGCTGCACTGAGGCGCGCGCGAGGGCCAAACATGCCGCTTGCTCGTTGACGCCTCTCGCTCAGCGAACTCAGGCTTGCGACGCCGGCCACTGGCGGTTGCCTTGACGCTCCAGATAGGGGAAACTCTCCTCAGCTCGGGATTCGCATGCGTTTTGATTTCCGCTTTGGTGTCTGTTTCTTAACAATTTTGCTTTTATCGTAAGGCATTGGCGAAAAAGGCGATAAACCGGCAATGCGGAAGCTAAACCGCCAATCAGTTCCGTCACGCGGACACCCTTATTTCGAGGTTTGGTGACCGCTACGACGGCGGCCAACCACCTCCCCTATTCTCCGGTCGATTGAACGTCGTGCGGGCGGCCAACCAATTCGGAAGCATCGCAACCGACGATATTCAGGTGTCGATCCCTGCTGCCGTTTCCGCAGTTGACAGCTGTCAACAGTATGAACTTTGCCGCTCACTCGCGCCAGTGTTCCGCGACCCACGGGCTCGGGAGAATATAGTGCCGGAGGTAGCGGAACGGGCTCTTTTCTCTTCTGTCTGGAGAGAAGAGCCCCCGAATATGATCGATCGGCGTCGCCACCCGCCCCTTGTAGCCGAACTGACCGTCTATCGCATGTTGCGGCAGCAGACCACGCGGAAAAATAACCACGCGTGCATCCGCCGGCAGCTGTGGCGGCAGGAAGTAGTTCAAGGGGAATGGCCGCCGACAATCCTGGCGGAAATGCAGAACGAAACGCCGCGGGAAGAATTTCGCCCCTCCTGGCGCGTTGCGCGTCACGAAGCGTTGCTCGAATTCATATTCGTCCGCCACCTGTTGCGGGTCGGCGCGGAACTTCTCCTGCAATGGGACCAGCTTTCCGACAGGGAAGCGGAACAGCGACGTCTGCCCGAGACGCTCAAGCGGCGTCGTCTGATTGCGGGTCATCACGATATCGTTGGGACCGCCGATCTCGAAAAACGCGTCGAGTGATCCGACGACCACCAGATCGAGGTCGAGAAAGAGTACCGGTCCCTTGAGGCTGCCGAGTTCCGGCCCCCACAGGCGCGCTTTGGGCCAAATTCCCTTGGTATTCACCGGCATCTCGACATCGAGCAGCGGAAGGTCCTCGCAGAGTATTTCCGACCGAAGGCCTTCCCTATTGTCGGTAAAACAGGTGAAGGTGAAAGGCGGCGTGATGTTGCGGGCGACCATCGCGAAGAGGCGGTTCACGAAAGGTGCGCCGTATTTCGTTCCCCAATTTATACAGATTACCTGCTTGACGCCGCCGGAAGCGGCGAGAATATCGGATACCATAGACGCTTGCCTTTTCCTTGTGTCTAACGGCGCATCCGCACAGCTGAGCTTTGCCGAGGGGCGACTTGCTCCAGTCGGGAACTCTCCCGCTGTGCAGACAGCCGTTACGTTCTGGAGTTCCGGGAGGCGTCGGTCGCCCCGAGATCAAGGGCGCTCCGCCATGCCGGCCCGGAGTTGACAGCTGTCAACTCCATCAAGTTGGTTGGTCTTAGGCCGGTCTTAAGATCAACGCCGCCGGCGCGCAAGCGTCCTCGTGGACGGCGTGCGGGGAACAGATGTGAGCGGACCACAATAGGGGTGGAAAACCTTCGAATAGCTGTGCCGGAACGAAGGCGCGTGTTACCTTCCGTTTCACCGCCAACGCTTTGCTTTCAAAATGAGATATGAGATCCCTGATCCGCTCGATCCGGCGCTGCTGCCGGTCCTGATTGCCGCCGAAGACGGGCTCGCCCGGCTCGACGAGCGGGCAGGGCGTCATGCCGTCGCCGAGGGCTTTCGGGAGCGCGGTCAGTTTTTCGACGCGGCGGCGGCCCTTTGGGTCGCCGGTGAACTGGTCCATGTCGAGGACCTGGTTCTACACGATTCGCATATGGACGCGCGCGCTCCGTCGCACGAGCTGACCATCGCGCACGCGGTTGTGAGGGCGCGGCGACGATTGGATTTGGCCGATGCCGACTGGGCCTTGTCGCCGCCCGGGCTGAGCGCGTTGCGCGGCGAGGCGGGTCCGGCCGTCAGGCATGACTCCCCCGACACTTCGGCTTTCCGGGACGATCCGGGCGAAACGGATGCGCCCGACATGGCGGACGGTCCGATGGACAGCTCCCTTTCCGACGCATTCGCCGAGATCGATGCGGCGATTGCCCGGTCCGCGCGGCTGCTGGACATTCATGCTGGAAGCGCGGCCATGGCGGAACAGCCCGCAATCGAAACGCAGTCGCCGAGAGTGGAGCCGACGGGCCAACTCGGCCTGCTTTTCGATGACGACTGGGATGAGGCCGCCCGGCTCGACGCGTGGCGCGCCGTGCTGCCGGTTGCCGACCAACTGCCCGCCGCGCTTGGGGCTGCCGTTCTTTTCGATGCATGGGAGCGCATCGAGCCGTTGCGTCGGCAACACTGGCTCGGCTCGCTTCTGGTCGGCGCCTATCTTCGATTTCGCGGCAAGGTCGGTTCGCACGTGCTCGCCTATAATACGGGCTTGAAGACGATCCGCCACGAGCGTCGACGCTCAAAGGACCGGCTGACGCGTCTCACCGGTTTTCTGGAGGCGATGTCCGCGGCGGCCGAACTCGGCATGAAGGAACTCGACCGTCTGTCGCTCGCCAGGACGCAGATGGAAATGCGGATCAAAGACCGCCGATCGAACAGCAATCTCCCGGGCCTGATCGATCTTGTTCTGTCGCGACCGATCGTCTCCGCACCTCTGATCGCGCGCCATCTCGGGGTCACGCCGCGCGGCGCCCTCAATCTTGTGCGCGAACTCGGGGTGCGCGAAATGACGGGCAGGGGGCGCTATCGCGGCTGGGGCGTGCTCTGAAAGAGCGAGGGGAAACGGCCGCTTCAGCTCCGCCGCAGATTGAGCTCGCTCGTCACCACGCGTTTTCCTGTCGCCGGATCCACGTCGACAGTACTGAGGCGCATTCCGTTCTCGCCGCGTTTCTGCACGATGAGCGTCGCCTTGCGATCGCCGTTGACTTCCCTTGCCCAGGTGACGCTGAGATTGATGGCGTTGCCGCGGCGGCTCCCGGACAAGGCGGACCGCCCGCCTCTCGGGCCGACATAGATGCCGGTATAGCGGGTGCCGTCGGATCGCAGATCCGCGCTGATCGAGCGTGACACCACGAGCAGGCCGCGGCAGGTTCCTCTCATGGCGAGGACGGTACCGGTCGCATCCGAGCTGAAATTGCACGAAACATTGATCGGTCCTCGGTCGATGCGAAGCAGCACCGTGCCGCCGCCGGTCCATCGGCCCTCGAGCGAATTGAGAAAGGCGGCCTCGTCGGCCGGGGCAGCGCTCGTCTCCAAGGGAAGTATCCCCCCGACGAGCACGAGCCCCGCAAGCACGAATCGGGATATCGTCCGCCGCATCATCGTCATAAGCCTCCCGTTCTGGAGCGGAGTGAGGAAAGGCACGCGGTCTCCCGCAGACGCGTGGAGCGACCGGTCCGAATGAAACGGCGGATGGCTGCGAAGGTTCCGGCGGGCCGTTATCGCAACAGTATCACCGATCGGTCGCGGCGGGCAGACGCCGGCTGACTTGAGGAACGGTCGCCGGAGGTCAGGCGAATTTTCTTGCGCCGGCAACGCAGGCGACGATGGCGACCGTCGCGGCGAGCATGCCCCAGCTCACGGATTCGCCGAGCAATGTCGAAGCCAGCGCAAGACCGAAGAAGGGCTGCAGCAATTGCAACTGGCCGACCGCCACTATCCCTCCCAGCGCCAGGCCGCGATACCAGAAGATGAAGCCGATGAGCATGCTGAAGACGGAGACGTATCCGAAGCCGAGCCAGGAAGCGGCGCTCAGGCCCGCAAGACTCGACGGCATGGTGGCGAGCATCAGGGCCGTCATGATCGGAAGGGAGAGGACGAGGGCCCAGGAAATGACCTGCCAGCCGCCGAGCCTGCGCGACAGCTTCGCACCCTCCGCGTAACCGAGCCCGCACGCGACAATGGCAGCGAGCATCAGGAGATCCCCGATCGGCGAGGCGGAAAAGCCCTGCCGTGCCGCGAAGCCGACGACGATCGCGCTGCCGAGGCCGGAGAACACCCAGAAGGTGGGGCGTGGACGCTCGCCGCCGCGAAGCACGCCGAAAATCGCCGTCGCAAGCGGCAGAAGGCCGATGAAGACGATGGAATGGGCGGAGGTCACGTGACGCAGCGCAAGCGCCGTCAGAAGCGGGAAACCGACGACGACGCCGAGCGAGATCACGGCCAGCGATGCGAGGTCTCCGCGGGCAGGCCGTCTTTCTCGGAACGCGAAGAGCAGGCAGAAGGCGAGAATTCCAGCGATCGTCGCCCGTGCCACGGTCAGGAAGATGGGGTCGAAGTCCATCACTGCGACGCGGGTCGCCGGCAACGAGCCGCTGAAGATCACGACGCCGATCAAACCGCTCATCCAGCCGTTCGCTGCCTTGTTCATACCTATGCTCCTTTTTCTCCGGTATCGGGCTGGATCGCTGGCCGTTCCAGAGACAGTAGGGTACAGTTGAGAAGAACTGTCATGGAGAAAGGCCCAGTACGGATGCAGCTGAAAGCGACGAGTGCCGCTGGCGAAAGCCTGATCGCCAGGGTGATGGGCACGGTGAAGCACCGGATAGCGGCGCGGAGTTTGACGCCCGGCGCGAGGCTCCCATCCATCCGTTCCTTCGCTTTGACGATGAAAGTCTCCAAGTCCACGGTGGTCGAGGCCTATGAGCGCCTTCAGGCCGAAGGTGTGATCCGCTCGCGGCCGGGCTCGGGCTTCTTCGTAGCGGCGCCGCTCGCGCCGCTCACGCTTGCCGAGATCGGCCCGCGCGTGGACCGGGCCGTCGATCCCCTGTGGATCTCGCGCCAGGCCCTTGAGCCGGGGGAGGGGGTACTCAGGCCCGGCTGCGGCTGGCTGCCGCCGCACTGGATGCCGGAGGAAGGACTACGGCGGGCGTTGCGGGGCATCGCCCGCGGCGGCGCCGCCACGCTCGTCGACTATGGTTCGCCACTCGGATTGCTGCCGCTGCGTCAGCTTCTGGCACGGCGCGTGGCGCAGCACGGCATAGAGGCGTCGCCCGATCAGATATTGCTCACCGAATCCGGCACGCAGGCGATCGATCTGCTTTGCCGTTTCCTGCTGAAGCCGGGGGATGCAGTGCTCGTCGACGATCCGTGTTATTTCAATTTCCACGCACTCCTCAGGGCGCATCAGGCAAAAATCGTCGGTGTTCCCTATACGCCCGGCGGGCCGGACATCGGCCGCTTCGCCGAAGCGCTCGCAGAACACAAACCGCGGCTCTACATCACCAATTCCGCCATTCACAACCCGACCGGCGCAATGCTGTCGCCGCTCGTCGGCCATCGTCTGCTCAAGCTTGCGGAGCAGGCCGGGCTGACGATCATCGAGGACGATATCTTCGCCGATTTCGAAGAGACGCCGGCGCCGCGCCTTGCGGCTTTCGACGGGCTCGAAAGGGTGGTGCACATAGGCAGCTTCTCGAAAACGCTTTCGGCGGCGGTGCGCTGCGGCTTCATCGTGGCACCTCGCGAATGGGTGGAGGCGTTGACCGACCTCAAGATCGCCACGTGCTTCGGCGCCGCCGGCTTCTCCTCCGAACTGGTGCTGACGCTCCTGAAAGACGGCAGCTATCGCAAGCACATGGAGACGGTGCGTCAGCGCCTGGCAGGGGCGCTGGCCGAGACTGCCCGAAGACTCGCCCGGATCGGCATCACGCCCTGGATCGAGCCGCAGGCGGGCATGTTCCTCTGGTGCCGGCTGCCCGATGGCATCGATGCCGCCAAGCTCGCGAGGCAAGCGCTCGCCAGAGGCATCGTGCTCGCACCGGGCAATGTCTTCAGTCATACGCAGACGGCCAGCGGCTTTTTGCGCTTCAATGTCGCCCAGTCGGAAGACGAGCGGCTTTTTCGCGAGCTTGCAGCACTCATGGCCGCTGCGTAGATCACGATCATTCCAGGCCCGTTCTAAGGCCTGTTGCGTCTCGTAAGACGCGCGGCGCTGTAGGAAACTTTTCG
The genomic region above belongs to Sinorhizobium meliloti and contains:
- the hutC gene encoding histidine utilization repressor; protein product: MSEVEGHILSGDWPPGYRIPFEHELTEQYGCSRMTVNKALSELVKRGLIERRRKSGSYVSFPQVQSAVMEIHDVKREVQSLGLDYAYRLGERAVRKMRAGDEGRIDLPLSSRLLDVTCRHFAGGRVFCLEERLINLSAVPEAETETFETAAPGSWLLGKVPWSTAEHRIRAVAASRPTAQALEVAVGAACLVIERRTWSGGVPVTSVLLTYPGDRHELIAEFAPSAPA
- a CDS encoding glycosyl transferase, which translates into the protein MVSDILAASGGVKQVICINWGTKYGAPFVNRLFAMVARNITPPFTFTCFTDNREGLRSEILCEDLPLLDVEMPVNTKGIWPKARLWGPELGSLKGPVLFLDLDLVVVGSLDAFFEIGGPNDIVMTRNQTTPLERLGQTSLFRFPVGKLVPLQEKFRADPQQVADEYEFEQRFVTRNAPGGAKFFPRRFVLHFRQDCRRPFPLNYFLPPQLPADARVVIFPRGLLPQHAIDGQFGYKGRVATPIDHIRGLFSPDRREKSPFRYLRHYILPSPWVAEHWRE
- the repA gene encoding plasmid partitioning protein RepA; this encodes MQQRIQSLEEQEHLPSLLSADAQELAHQLQEHQKKIFSPSAQKTMRLFSPAEAAAFIGIGEGYLRQIASEGHGPQPLSNGRRMYAMEDIDRIRRVLDEGSKTGKYIPHRRPGEKLQVISVMNFKGGSGKTTTSAHLAQYLALRGYRVLAIDLDPQASLSALFGHQPELDVGEGETLYGAIRYEAPRPVAEVVRSTYTANLHLIPGNLELMEFEHETPKAMIAGSTETMFFARIGEVLSEIESFYDIVVIDCPPQLGFLTMSALCAATSVLITVHPQMLDVMSMSQFLSMTSELMAVVENAGGRTSYDWMRYLVTRFEPNDGPQSQMTGFMRAIFGNRMLQNAMVKSTAISDAGVTKQTLYEVERSQFIRGTYDRAMDSLSLVNAEIEEMIRRVWGRK
- the repC gene encoding plasmid replication protein RepC, giving the protein MERGSVTTPFGRRAMTLGMLASQIAAGNVPPDRSVDKWKLFRSLCEAKTVIGVSDRSLAVLNALLSFYPGAELSGENGLVVFPSNAQLSLRTHGMAGTTLRRHLACLVESGLILRRDSPNGKRYARRSRSGAVDEAFGFDLSPLVARADEFKTAAAELAAAKQHHRQMRERLSLCRRDIAKLLELLRESGVPAGWEQQQRRYEELSAPLSRKASVSDVEALHDAMAEIRADLSNRLEKLLNSEKMDANDRHNGQHIQNSHPDSQFESEPGLGKGSGKFSASARSCNVVPVTSKAKLSEVSTYVDAQTPVGPAPPSLPIFRLDREIPLPVLLSACPQITDYGPQGRITTWKELLTAAIVVRTMLNVSTDAYDDACTVLGQENAATVIACILERADCISSPGGYLRVLTARARRQSFSVAPMVAALRRARGPNMPLAR
- a CDS encoding RHE_PE00001 family protein, with protein sequence MRYEIPDPLDPALLPVLIAAEDGLARLDERAGRHAVAEGFRERGQFFDAAAALWVAGELVHVEDLVLHDSHMDARAPSHELTIAHAVVRARRRLDLADADWALSPPGLSALRGEAGPAVRHDSPDTSAFRDDPGETDAPDMADGPMDSSLSDAFAEIDAAIARSARLLDIHAGSAAMAEQPAIETQSPRVEPTGQLGLLFDDDWDEAARLDAWRAVLPVADQLPAALGAAVLFDAWERIEPLRRQHWLGSLLVGAYLRFRGKVGSHVLAYNTGLKTIRHERRRSKDRLTRLTGFLEAMSAAAELGMKELDRLSLARTQMEMRIKDRRSNSNLPGLIDLVLSRPIVSAPLIARHLGVTPRGALNLVRELGVREMTGRGRYRGWGVL
- a CDS encoding PLP-dependent aminotransferase family protein, which produces MEKGPVRMQLKATSAAGESLIARVMGTVKHRIAARSLTPGARLPSIRSFALTMKVSKSTVVEAYERLQAEGVIRSRPGSGFFVAAPLAPLTLAEIGPRVDRAVDPLWISRQALEPGEGVLRPGCGWLPPHWMPEEGLRRALRGIARGGAATLVDYGSPLGLLPLRQLLARRVAQHGIEASPDQILLTESGTQAIDLLCRFLLKPGDAVLVDDPCYFNFHALLRAHQAKIVGVPYTPGGPDIGRFAEALAEHKPRLYITNSAIHNPTGAMLSPLVGHRLLKLAEQAGLTIIEDDIFADFEETPAPRLAAFDGLERVVHIGSFSKTLSAAVRCGFIVAPREWVEALTDLKIATCFGAAGFSSELVLTLLKDGSYRKHMETVRQRLAGALAETARRLARIGITPWIEPQAGMFLWCRLPDGIDAAKLARQALARGIVLAPGNVFSHTQTASGFLRFNVAQSEDERLFRELAALMAAA
- the repB gene encoding plasmid partitioning protein RepB, which codes for MARKNLIGISDSPLTSEDGERPAVGRPIAGLAPAQRSNGLVGGITRSLSNITQKVERAEELERQLAEGHAIVELDPELIDSSFIIDRLGVAPEVQAMLVQQIRDHGQQVPILVRPHPAESGRYQVAYGHRRLAALREIGTKVKAVIRNLNDEQLVISQGQENNARTDLSFIERALFATRLEDRGFSRDTIMSALGVDKAALSKMIAVVRRLPLEIIEAIGAAPGFGRRRWIELADLIDRDDWRPKALDFIDAPEFKALESDQRFEKLFALLSLARKPSRAETWIAPDKSRAVRIRETDAETTLAFSKKAAPGFAEFVRKRLEALYLEYQRETGD
- a CDS encoding DMT family transporter yields the protein MNKAANGWMSGLIGVVIFSGSLPATRVAVMDFDPIFLTVARATIAGILAFCLLFAFRERRPARGDLASLAVISLGVVVGFPLLTALALRHVTSAHSIVFIGLLPLATAIFGVLRGGERPRPTFWVFSGLGSAIVVGFAARQGFSASPIGDLLMLAAIVACGLGYAEGAKLSRRLGGWQVISWALVLSLPIMTALMLATMPSSLAGLSAASWLGFGYVSVFSMLIGFIFWYRGLALGGIVAVGQLQLLQPFFGLALASTLLGESVSWGMLAATVAIVACVAGARKFA